From one Lactiplantibacillus paraplantarum genomic stretch:
- the pyrE gene encoding orotate phosphoribosyltransferase produces MSEIAATIATDLLTIKAVTLRPNDPFTWASGIKSPIYTDNRLTISYPAVRQHIAQGIAAIIKREYPATEVIAGVATAGIPHAAWVAELLNLPLIYVRAKPKDHGAGRQIEGVLKPGQKVVMLDDLISTGGSVLQAAKAVQAAGGDIQAVGAIFSYALDAATQNFAAASLPLFSLSNYPELIKVARQADYIDDGELASLHTWRQDPEHWGTID; encoded by the coding sequence ATGAGTGAAATTGCAGCAACTATCGCCACTGATTTGTTGACGATTAAAGCCGTTACACTACGACCAAACGACCCATTCACCTGGGCCAGTGGCATTAAAAGTCCAATTTATACGGACAATCGGCTGACGATTTCTTATCCGGCGGTTCGTCAACATATTGCGCAGGGCATTGCCGCCATCATCAAACGTGAATACCCGGCGACCGAAGTGATTGCGGGGGTCGCAACGGCTGGCATTCCCCATGCAGCCTGGGTGGCGGAATTGTTAAATCTACCATTGATCTATGTTCGTGCTAAACCTAAGGACCACGGTGCTGGCCGCCAAATCGAAGGGGTGTTAAAGCCCGGTCAAAAAGTTGTCATGCTGGATGATTTGATTTCGACCGGTGGTAGTGTTTTGCAGGCAGCCAAGGCCGTGCAAGCGGCGGGCGGCGATATTCAGGCCGTTGGGGCAATCTTCAGTTACGCTTTAGACGCTGCGACACAAAACTTTGCCGCTGCGTCATTACCACTGTTCAGCTTGTCCAACTATCCTGAATTGATCAAGGTTGCCCGCCAGGCCGATTATATTGATGACGGGGAATTAGCTTCATTGCATACGTGGCGTCAAGATCCGGAACACTGGGGAACGATTGATTAG
- a CDS encoding MerR family transcriptional regulator, with the protein MKVYTIGEVSKQMGLSVEAIRYYDREGLLPFVKRDAGGRRQFTEDNIQLMAMIMDLKRAGVPIKDIAYFVSWRLDGDDSLGERYDFLNEQEDVLVDQIKSLQRSLAYLRFKKWYYKTAKAAGTEKIHFKSGTNQVASATYAEYQHLLDSGHTAEELGN; encoded by the coding sequence ATGAAAGTATATACCATTGGTGAAGTATCCAAGCAGATGGGACTGTCGGTTGAAGCGATTCGTTACTATGATCGGGAAGGTTTGTTACCATTTGTAAAACGTGATGCTGGTGGACGTCGACAATTTACTGAAGACAATATTCAGCTGATGGCGATGATTATGGATTTAAAGCGCGCGGGTGTGCCCATCAAAGACATTGCCTATTTTGTTTCGTGGCGTCTGGATGGTGACGATTCGTTAGGTGAACGTTATGATTTCTTGAACGAACAAGAGGACGTGCTAGTTGATCAAATTAAGTCACTACAACGTTCTCTAGCGTACCTACGATTTAAAAAGTGGTACTACAAGACGGCGAAAGCAGCCGGTACGGAAAAAATTCACTTTAAGTCGGGGACCAATCAGGTCGCATCAGCAACTTATGCTGAGTATCAACACTTATTGGACTCGGGGCATACGGCCGAAGAACTAGGCAATTAA
- a CDS encoding dihydroorotate dehydrogenase, which yields MGRLTVNLAGVTFKNPVMPASGTAAYGQQMAQQLDLSALGGLVIKSTTAEPKAGNPRPTTAETTAGWLNAIGLKNPGIDNVLADKLPWLATHYPDLPIIGSVAGASFDEYVAVARKMAAAPNVKLLEINISCPNVDHGGLAFGTDPATVTALTKAIVTAVDKPVFMKLTPNVTDIVPIALAAEAGGAAGLTMINTLTGMGIDLATRQPILAHGTGGLSGKVIHPLAVRMIHDVRQHTKLPIIGVGGVFTPADVLEFYLAGANAVQVGAATYGHPTACTDIIAGLPAAMDQYGITSLQALIQEVQG from the coding sequence ATGGGACGATTAACAGTAAATTTAGCCGGTGTCACGTTCAAAAATCCGGTTATGCCGGCTAGTGGTACGGCGGCATATGGTCAACAGATGGCTCAACAGTTGGACCTGAGTGCGCTGGGGGGCTTGGTCATCAAGTCGACCACCGCCGAACCGAAAGCGGGCAACCCACGACCAACGACCGCGGAAACAACCGCGGGGTGGCTCAATGCAATTGGACTCAAGAATCCCGGAATTGACAATGTGCTGGCCGATAAATTACCGTGGTTAGCGACTCATTATCCGGATTTACCGATTATTGGGAGTGTCGCGGGGGCGAGCTTTGATGAATACGTGGCAGTCGCACGAAAAATGGCGGCGGCACCTAACGTCAAATTATTGGAAATCAATATTTCATGTCCAAACGTCGACCATGGCGGCCTAGCCTTTGGAACTGATCCAGCGACGGTAACGGCGTTGACTAAGGCGATTGTTACCGCGGTCGATAAACCAGTTTTCATGAAGCTGACCCCGAATGTCACTGATATTGTCCCAATTGCACTCGCTGCCGAAGCTGGTGGAGCGGCTGGACTGACGATGATTAACACGTTAACGGGTATGGGCATCGATTTAGCCACACGTCAACCGATCTTAGCGCATGGTACGGGCGGTTTATCTGGAAAAGTCATTCATCCACTTGCGGTTCGGATGATCCATGACGTGCGTCAACATACCAAGTTGCCGATTATTGGCGTTGGTGGCGTGTTCACGCCGGCTGATGTGTTGGAATTTTACCTGGCTGGTGCAAATGCTGTTCAAGTTGGGGCCGCAACGTATGGTCACCCGACTGCTTGTACCGACATTATTGCTGGCTTACCGGCGGCGATGGATCAGTACGGGATCACCAGCTTGCAAGCGTTGATTCAGGAGGTCCAAGGATGA
- a CDS encoding DMT family transporter: MLAILVGLAIGVGLPMQTSINSRLRSSVGSPFLASLASFAVGTLFLAIITLIDIHTLGFSTALFTSQPVWIWLGGFFGVIYLTGNILLFPKLGSVQTVIMPVLGQILAGLLIDNFGWFDSPKSALTSTRILGAILVLAGVIITVAAKGWFDHRHNRMAETAEMVATPVQRGLWFWRILGVVAGMFSATQTAVNGHLGRVLGSTVHAAFISFLVGTLGLIVVVLILRPQLKLSTPTGTRNPWWMWVGGMIGALYVLGNVYLVPIVGTGLAVVIVLVGLMAGSLMIDQFGWFASKKNPIVGTQLMGLLVMIIGVALIRIF; the protein is encoded by the coding sequence ATGTTAGCAATTTTAGTCGGGTTGGCAATTGGTGTTGGGTTACCTATGCAAACGAGTATTAATTCACGATTGCGCAGCTCAGTGGGGTCACCATTTTTGGCTTCTTTAGCTTCCTTTGCCGTGGGAACGCTATTTTTAGCAATAATTACCTTAATTGATATCCATACCTTAGGTTTTTCAACGGCCTTATTTACGAGTCAGCCAGTTTGGATTTGGCTGGGCGGGTTCTTTGGCGTTATTTATTTAACTGGTAACATCTTGCTATTTCCGAAGTTAGGTAGTGTGCAAACGGTAATTATGCCTGTGCTTGGCCAAATCTTAGCCGGATTGTTGATTGATAATTTTGGGTGGTTTGACTCTCCTAAAAGTGCATTGACGAGCACACGTATTTTAGGCGCTATTTTAGTACTAGCTGGCGTTATTATCACGGTTGCGGCCAAGGGGTGGTTTGATCACCGCCATAATCGAATGGCTGAAACAGCAGAAATGGTAGCCACACCTGTGCAACGAGGCCTCTGGTTTTGGCGAATATTAGGGGTGGTTGCTGGAATGTTTAGCGCGACACAAACGGCCGTTAACGGACATTTAGGACGAGTACTTGGCTCTACGGTTCACGCGGCGTTTATCTCCTTTTTGGTCGGAACCTTGGGCTTGATCGTCGTTGTACTAATCTTGCGGCCACAACTTAAATTGAGTACACCTACCGGAACACGTAATCCCTGGTGGATGTGGGTTGGTGGCATGATTGGGGCGTTGTATGTTTTAGGTAATGTTTACTTAGTTCCAATCGTTGGTACCGGCCTAGCAGTCGTCATTGTTTTAGTTGGGCTAATGGCTGGAAGTTTGATGATTGATCAATTTGGGTGGTTTGCTTCCAAGAAGAATCCAATCGTGGGTACTCAGTTGATGGGGCTACTAGTTATGATTATTGGGGTTGCGTTGATTCGGATTTTCTAA
- the pyrF gene encoding orotidine-5'-phosphate decarboxylase: MKRPIIIALDFPTAERALAFLDQFPADLHVTVKIGMELFYAAGPSIVTEVQARGHAVFLDLKLHDIPNTVEAAMRVIGQLGVTYTTVHAAGGHVMLSAAKRGLVAGATAAGVTAPKLLAITQLTSTNQAILNQDQQIMGTVRASVVHYAKLSRASDCDGVICSAQEVQAIHTAVGADFLGITPGIRPASAQSDDQQRVMTPAAAAKAGSNGLVIGRPITQAADPVQAYRDIMTEWSN, encoded by the coding sequence ATGAAGCGACCAATTATCATTGCGTTAGATTTTCCCACCGCCGAACGGGCCTTAGCTTTTTTAGACCAATTTCCGGCTGATTTACATGTCACTGTCAAAATCGGCATGGAGTTATTTTACGCGGCGGGACCGAGTATTGTGACGGAAGTGCAAGCGCGCGGCCACGCGGTTTTCTTAGACTTGAAACTACATGATATTCCCAATACTGTCGAAGCCGCAATGCGGGTGATTGGGCAGTTAGGGGTAACTTATACGACGGTTCACGCTGCGGGTGGGCACGTGATGCTTTCAGCCGCCAAACGAGGATTGGTCGCAGGCGCAACGGCCGCTGGGGTTACTGCTCCCAAGTTATTAGCGATTACGCAGTTAACTTCGACTAATCAAGCTATTTTGAATCAGGACCAGCAGATCATGGGGACGGTGCGGGCGAGTGTCGTGCATTATGCCAAACTATCACGGGCGAGTGACTGTGATGGCGTCATTTGTTCCGCCCAAGAAGTTCAGGCGATTCATACGGCCGTCGGTGCTGATTTTCTCGGAATTACGCCGGGAATTCGGCCAGCGTCGGCGCAGTCAGATGACCAGCAACGGGTGATGACACCGGCTGCCGCTGCTAAGGCTGGGAGCAACGGTCTCGTCATCGGGCGGCCAATTACGCAGGCCGCTGATCCGGTTCAAGCGTATCGCGATATTATGACAGAATGGAGTAACTAA
- the carB gene encoding carbamoyl-phosphate synthase large subunit, whose translation MPKRTDIHKIMVIGSGPIIIGQAAEFDYSGTQACLALKELDYEVVLVNSNPATIMTDKEIADQVYLEPITLEFVSQILRKEHPDAILPTLGGQQGLNMAMELSKSGILDELHIELLGTKLSAIDQAEDREQFKALMEELGEPVPASGIARTVDEALAFAEQAGYPVIVRPAFTMGGTGGGIAETPQQLHDITENGLALSPVTQVLIEQSIAGYKEIEFEVMRDAADNAMVVCNMENFDPVGIHTGDSIVYAPVQTLADREVQLLRDAALKIIRALKIEGGCNVQLALDPNSFNYYIIEVNPRVSRSSALASKATGYPIAKMAAKIAVGLHLDEIKNPVTGTTYAEFEPALDYVVCKIPRWPFDKFTHADRRLGTQMKATGEVMAIGRNIEEATLKAVRSLEIGVHHVEEPALRSVDDDVLSDKLIHAQDDRLFYLTEAIRRGYPIDELAELTKINVFFLDKLLHIIEIEQALRTHTDDLETLTVAKRNGFADQTVADYWHETIDQVRDFRLAHKLAPVYKMVDTCAGEFASETPYYYGTYEFENESIVTKRPSVLVLGSGPIRIGQGVEFDYATVHSVKAIQKAGYEAIIMNSNPETVSTDFSVSDKLYFEPLTIEDVLNVIELEKPVGVIVQFGGQTAINLAKPLADHGIKILGTSVADVNRAEDRDEFDKVIKALAIPQPAGDTASDEATALAIADKLGYPVLVRPSYVLGGRAMEIVKKRADLDYYMHNAVKVSHDHPVLVDSYLVGKECEVDAICDGQTVLIPGIMEHIERAGVHSGDSMAVYPPQSLSAAVQAQIVDYTEKLAIALNCVGMMNIQFVIHDDQVYVIEVNPRASRTVPFLSKVTNIPMAQVATRAILGQSLAEQGYQTGLVTPGPLVHVKAPVFSFSKLNRVDSLLGPEMKSTGEVMGSDVTMAKALYKAFEAAKLHVPSHGNVLLTVRDEDKPETVALAKRFHALGYQLLATRGTATALTTHGLPVTTVDKIDSGEHDLLHRMEAGEVQVVINTVSDEEQAENDGTLIRNTSIMHGIPLFTALDTVAAILQVRESQSFVTQAL comes from the coding sequence ATGCCTAAACGGACAGATATTCATAAAATCATGGTAATTGGTTCAGGGCCAATTATTATTGGTCAGGCCGCAGAATTTGATTATTCTGGGACGCAAGCCTGCCTGGCATTAAAAGAACTCGATTATGAAGTGGTCTTGGTCAATTCTAATCCCGCAACGATTATGACGGACAAAGAAATTGCAGATCAGGTCTACTTGGAACCAATCACACTTGAATTTGTCTCACAGATTTTGCGTAAAGAACATCCCGATGCGATTTTACCAACTTTAGGCGGCCAACAGGGCTTGAATATGGCGATGGAATTATCCAAATCAGGTATTCTCGATGAGTTGCACATTGAACTGTTAGGGACGAAGCTCAGCGCAATTGATCAAGCGGAAGACCGGGAACAGTTTAAGGCACTCATGGAAGAATTGGGCGAACCCGTGCCAGCTTCTGGGATTGCGCGGACGGTTGACGAGGCTTTGGCTTTCGCTGAGCAAGCTGGTTATCCGGTCATCGTGCGACCAGCCTTTACGATGGGGGGGACTGGCGGCGGGATTGCGGAGACGCCCCAACAGTTACACGACATTACTGAAAATGGGTTGGCGTTGTCACCAGTGACCCAAGTTCTGATCGAACAAAGCATTGCCGGTTACAAAGAAATTGAGTTTGAAGTTATGCGTGACGCTGCCGATAATGCGATGGTCGTCTGCAATATGGAAAATTTTGACCCCGTGGGCATTCATACTGGTGATTCAATCGTCTATGCACCCGTTCAAACGTTAGCCGATCGCGAAGTGCAATTATTACGGGATGCTGCTTTGAAGATTATTCGGGCGTTGAAGATTGAGGGGGGCTGTAACGTTCAGTTGGCTCTCGATCCGAATAGTTTTAACTACTATATTATTGAAGTAAATCCACGGGTCAGTCGCTCATCAGCGTTAGCCTCTAAAGCGACTGGTTACCCAATTGCTAAGATGGCTGCCAAGATTGCAGTCGGCTTGCATTTGGATGAAATTAAAAATCCGGTGACGGGCACCACTTACGCTGAATTTGAGCCAGCGTTGGACTACGTGGTTTGCAAGATTCCTCGCTGGCCGTTTGATAAGTTCACCCATGCTGATCGTCGTTTGGGCACTCAGATGAAGGCAACCGGGGAAGTCATGGCGATTGGGCGTAATATTGAAGAAGCCACACTAAAGGCGGTCCGATCACTAGAAATTGGGGTGCACCACGTTGAAGAACCCGCTTTGCGCAGTGTTGACGATGATGTACTTAGCGATAAGCTCATTCATGCGCAGGATGATCGGTTATTCTACTTAACGGAAGCAATTCGCCGCGGTTACCCGATTGATGAATTAGCCGAACTCACCAAGATCAACGTGTTCTTCCTGGATAAGCTATTACACATTATTGAAATCGAACAAGCCTTGCGTACCCATACGGATGACTTAGAGACACTAACTGTCGCTAAACGCAATGGCTTCGCCGATCAAACGGTAGCTGACTATTGGCACGAAACGATCGACCAGGTTCGCGACTTCCGCTTAGCGCACAAATTAGCGCCCGTTTATAAGATGGTCGATACTTGTGCCGGTGAGTTTGCCTCGGAGACACCTTATTACTACGGCACTTATGAGTTTGAAAATGAGAGTATCGTTACGAAACGCCCATCCGTTTTAGTGTTAGGGTCAGGGCCGATTCGCATTGGACAAGGGGTGGAATTCGACTATGCCACCGTTCACTCCGTTAAAGCCATCCAAAAAGCTGGCTATGAAGCGATTATCATGAATAGTAATCCGGAAACCGTCTCGACTGATTTCTCAGTATCAGACAAATTGTATTTCGAGCCACTGACGATTGAAGACGTCTTAAACGTGATCGAACTCGAAAAACCAGTGGGCGTGATTGTGCAATTTGGTGGTCAAACAGCGATTAACTTAGCAAAACCATTAGCTGACCATGGTATCAAAATCTTGGGGACGAGTGTGGCGGATGTCAACCGGGCGGAAGACCGTGACGAATTTGATAAGGTCATCAAAGCTTTAGCCATTCCACAACCGGCTGGTGATACGGCAAGTGATGAAGCAACCGCGCTAGCTATTGCGGATAAGTTGGGCTATCCCGTCCTTGTTCGGCCCAGTTATGTCCTTGGTGGCCGGGCGATGGAAATTGTCAAGAAGCGGGCCGACTTAGACTATTACATGCATAACGCGGTCAAGGTGTCGCATGACCACCCCGTTTTAGTCGATAGTTATTTGGTCGGGAAAGAATGTGAAGTTGATGCCATTTGTGACGGTCAAACAGTCTTGATCCCGGGAATTATGGAGCACATCGAACGGGCGGGGGTCCATTCTGGCGATTCGATGGCCGTTTATCCGCCGCAGTCACTTTCGGCGGCGGTCCAAGCACAAATTGTGGATTATACTGAAAAATTAGCCATTGCACTCAACTGTGTCGGGATGATGAACATTCAATTCGTAATCCACGACGACCAAGTGTATGTGATTGAAGTCAATCCGCGCGCGAGCCGGACAGTGCCATTCTTAAGCAAGGTCACGAACATTCCGATGGCTCAAGTTGCGACTCGGGCAATCCTTGGCCAGTCATTGGCTGAACAAGGCTATCAGACTGGCTTGGTCACACCGGGTCCCTTAGTACACGTCAAAGCGCCGGTCTTTTCATTTTCAAAGTTGAATCGTGTGGATAGTTTGTTGGGACCAGAAATGAAGTCAACGGGTGAAGTCATGGGCAGCGATGTCACGATGGCAAAGGCGCTTTACAAAGCCTTTGAAGCGGCTAAACTACACGTGCCGAGCCATGGTAACGTACTTTTGACAGTCCGGGATGAAGACAAGCCAGAAACAGTGGCGTTAGCCAAGCGGTTCCATGCGTTGGGCTACCAATTGCTAGCGACTCGGGGAACGGCGACTGCTCTGACCACACACGGGTTACCCGTTACGACCGTCGACAAAATCGATAGTGGCGAGCATGATTTACTGCATCGCATGGAAGCTGGCGAAGTTCAAGTCGTCATTAATACGGTTTCAGATGAAGAACAGGCTGAAAATGATGGTACCCTGATTCGAAACACGTCAATTATGCACGGTATTCCATTGTTTACGGCCTTAGATACGGTCGCGGCAATTTTGCAAGTACGAGAATCACAATCATTTGTAACACAGGCGCTCTAA
- a CDS encoding PD-(D/E)XK nuclease family protein, giving the protein MSLQFVLGPAKMDHRRTMVTQLVATLTAKPHDQFFYLVPNHIKFDTEVDVLNRLARAFGQPDLYAQTQVQVFSFTRLAWYLMKNEAAYQVPRLSAAGIDMLLYRILQRHADELRLFGGEISQTGFVTQLAREINELQTANLQPEDVVQLAANAQAGDLQAKLHDLAIVYKDFVAATADKYLKPADILVQLNAYLRHQDLHGTHVYVELAGFAQLPAQEQGIITTMLEQGADVTISLMLDHKVVDHAPENGTLFYQSGRLYYRLYQYARIRQIPVSQDIYADTPRVAPGLVALDDFWRGQPQAATGHEEPNTNVHLFRTDSRQTELAQVGRMIRAMVAKKHADPADDYHYRDFLIMTRHLDAYQTMLAPTFHELEIPYFVDLQRSMADHPLVELINALFDIDAQQYQYRDVMRVLKTELLMPNINGQPMDRQAYRQAVDLTENFILKSGYHGQRWVQKEDWQYFQLTEGDAGVETDQNAKISRQINLIHHFVAETLPPFFKKMRQAPDGKAAVTLLVNFLTSQGVTDQLLAWRDQALDRQDVRAAAEPEQTWQTFCGMLDEYVTILGAEPFEITDFLALLQAGFEGASYSQIPSTLDQVLISESGMVQSQDHKVVFMVGATDLVMPDRIMTNNLLSDVDKENLQPTLSSLDGDHYLNDSAVVQLGDESCLNYLAFLSARRHLFFSAPLKDDQETDLNWSNYVRRIQRQFNLREHTYLGTPDPTNADARPFVGTKRRTISHVIQVYRDVLTTNTDRNRVGAPLQPAPVWVWLRQQLTRDPQFGELARQLMAGLSYRNQPVKLTPASVEALYGHQIYTSISKLEEFYRNQYAYFLKYGLKLRERDVFELSAASTGEFFHAVLDGLIKALRSDQIPLAQASDQQLGQYLETVTRQILDQPQFTILTSSNRMAYLQRQLINTVRQIAFAIRNQSKLSAAEPKQTEVLFGNVGKEHGLKALDFQIDATHSVHVRGKIDRLDQIQVADQSYLGIVDYKSSQHKFDFQEAYYGLAMQMLTYLDAVLHNEQALVGSDQAAVKLAGALYMHIQNPTLKPKDIQGGFEAALLKKNKYKGILLDDPQLLEHLDSELQQGNGTSKVYPFARKKDGSYSGGRAASLVTNDQLERLLQHNSQLIIAAAEAIFAGEIQLNPIRLNDKTTALQYSPYLSIMQFDAMLAENAYRDLPPLSAKQVLDLLKTQKGGENHE; this is encoded by the coding sequence GTGAGCCTACAATTTGTATTGGGACCAGCCAAGATGGACCATCGCCGTACCATGGTTACGCAGTTAGTGGCAACCTTGACGGCCAAGCCACATGATCAATTTTTCTATTTGGTACCGAACCATATTAAGTTCGATACTGAAGTTGATGTGTTGAACCGTCTGGCACGGGCTTTTGGACAACCAGACTTGTATGCCCAGACTCAGGTTCAAGTATTTTCATTTACCCGTCTCGCCTGGTACTTGATGAAGAATGAAGCAGCTTATCAAGTGCCACGACTTTCCGCGGCGGGAATTGATATGTTGTTATACCGCATCTTACAACGGCATGCCGACGAACTGCGGTTGTTTGGTGGTGAAATCTCACAAACTGGTTTTGTGACCCAGTTGGCTCGTGAAATTAATGAGTTACAGACCGCTAATTTGCAGCCAGAAGACGTGGTTCAATTGGCAGCGAATGCTCAGGCAGGTGACTTGCAGGCTAAGCTACATGATCTGGCGATCGTTTACAAAGACTTTGTGGCGGCGACTGCGGATAAGTATCTTAAGCCCGCTGATATTCTCGTTCAATTGAATGCTTACCTACGGCATCAAGACTTGCACGGAACGCACGTTTATGTGGAACTCGCTGGCTTTGCTCAATTACCGGCTCAGGAACAGGGGATCATCACGACTATGCTGGAACAGGGCGCGGACGTGACAATCAGTTTGATGCTTGATCATAAAGTTGTGGATCATGCGCCTGAAAACGGGACCTTATTTTATCAATCTGGTCGGCTTTATTATCGGCTTTATCAGTATGCCCGTATTCGTCAGATTCCGGTTAGCCAAGATATTTATGCTGACACGCCGCGCGTGGCTCCCGGCTTAGTGGCTCTCGATGATTTTTGGCGTGGTCAGCCCCAAGCGGCTACCGGTCACGAGGAGCCGAATACGAATGTGCATTTATTCCGGACCGATAGTCGGCAGACTGAATTAGCACAAGTTGGCCGCATGATTCGGGCAATGGTCGCGAAAAAACATGCCGATCCCGCCGACGATTATCATTATCGGGACTTCCTGATTATGACACGGCACTTAGATGCCTACCAAACGATGTTAGCGCCGACTTTTCATGAATTAGAAATACCATACTTTGTGGATTTGCAGCGTTCGATGGCCGACCATCCGTTAGTCGAGTTGATTAACGCGTTGTTTGATATCGACGCGCAGCAGTATCAATATCGTGATGTTATGCGAGTATTGAAAACCGAGCTTTTGATGCCAAATATCAATGGGCAACCGATGGATCGGCAAGCCTACCGCCAAGCAGTAGATCTGACCGAAAACTTTATCCTTAAAAGTGGTTATCACGGCCAGCGGTGGGTACAAAAGGAAGATTGGCAATACTTTCAATTAACCGAGGGTGACGCCGGGGTCGAGACGGATCAAAATGCTAAAATTTCGCGACAAATCAACTTGATTCATCACTTTGTTGCTGAAACGTTACCACCGTTTTTTAAAAAAATGCGGCAAGCACCGGATGGCAAAGCAGCCGTGACATTGCTGGTCAACTTTCTGACAAGCCAGGGCGTTACGGACCAGCTATTAGCTTGGCGCGATCAAGCCTTGGATCGTCAAGATGTCCGGGCAGCTGCCGAGCCTGAGCAGACCTGGCAAACTTTTTGTGGGATGCTAGATGAATACGTGACGATTTTAGGTGCAGAGCCATTTGAAATTACGGACTTTTTGGCACTATTACAAGCGGGTTTTGAAGGTGCCAGTTACTCGCAAATTCCGTCGACGTTGGACCAGGTGTTAATTTCAGAGAGCGGAATGGTTCAAAGTCAGGACCATAAAGTTGTCTTCATGGTTGGGGCAACAGATTTAGTGATGCCTGACCGGATTATGACGAACAACTTATTGAGTGATGTGGATAAAGAAAATTTGCAACCAACGCTCAGTTCGTTAGATGGTGATCACTATTTAAATGATTCAGCTGTCGTTCAGCTTGGTGATGAAAGTTGTCTGAATTATTTGGCCTTTTTAAGTGCACGTCGACACTTGTTTTTCAGTGCCCCCTTAAAAGATGATCAAGAAACAGATTTAAATTGGTCCAACTATGTGCGGCGAATTCAACGTCAGTTCAATTTGCGAGAACATACTTATCTTGGGACGCCTGATCCGACTAATGCCGATGCTCGGCCATTTGTTGGGACTAAGCGCCGGACGATTAGTCATGTGATTCAGGTTTACCGCGATGTGTTAACGACGAATACTGACCGTAATCGTGTTGGCGCACCATTACAACCTGCTCCGGTGTGGGTGTGGTTACGGCAACAATTGACGCGTGACCCCCAATTCGGTGAGCTAGCACGTCAATTGATGGCTGGATTAAGTTATCGCAATCAACCTGTTAAGCTGACACCAGCCAGCGTTGAGGCTTTGTATGGGCATCAAATTTATACGTCAATTTCAAAACTAGAAGAATTTTATCGTAATCAGTACGCTTATTTCTTGAAATATGGGCTCAAACTGCGTGAGCGTGATGTGTTCGAGTTATCAGCTGCTAGTACTGGGGAGTTTTTCCACGCTGTCTTAGATGGGCTCATCAAGGCGTTACGGTCTGATCAAATTCCATTGGCTCAAGCCAGTGATCAACAGTTAGGACAGTATTTAGAGACTGTGACCCGTCAAATCTTAGATCAACCACAGTTTACAATTTTGACGAGTTCTAACCGGATGGCTTACTTGCAACGGCAGTTAATCAACACAGTCCGGCAGATTGCGTTTGCGATTCGCAATCAAAGTAAACTGTCAGCCGCTGAGCCGAAGCAAACCGAGGTCTTATTTGGTAACGTTGGCAAGGAACACGGATTAAAAGCGCTCGATTTTCAAATTGATGCAACGCATAGTGTGCACGTACGGGGGAAGATTGACCGTCTCGACCAAATCCAAGTGGCAGATCAAAGTTACCTGGGAATCGTCGATTATAAGTCATCCCAACATAAATTTGATTTTCAAGAGGCTTACTATGGTCTCGCAATGCAAATGTTAACTTATTTGGATGCTGTGCTGCACAACGAGCAAGCTTTAGTTGGTTCTGATCAAGCTGCGGTTAAATTAGCCGGCGCACTTTACATGCACATTCAAAATCCAACTCTGAAACCAAAAGATATTCAGGGCGGTTTTGAAGCAGCGCTCCTAAAGAAGAATAAGTATAAGGGAATTTTGCTCGATGATCCGCAGCTATTGGAACATTTAGATAGCGAACTACAACAAGGTAACGGGACCTCGAAAGTTTACCCATTCGCACGTAAAAAGGATGGGTCGTATAGTGGGGGGCGTGCAGCTTCACTGGTGACGAATGACCAGTTAGAACGATTATTACAGCATAATAGTCAATTGATTATTGCAGCTGCTGAAGCGATTTTCGCTGGAGAAATTCAACTAAATCCAATTCGGCTGAACGATAAGACAACTGCTTTACAGTATTCGCCGTATCTATCAATTATGCAGTTTGATGCAATGTTGGCAGAAAATGCTTATCGGGATCTACCGCCATTATCAGCCAAACAGGTTCTTGATTTACTGAAGACACAGAAAGGTGGAGAAAACCATGAGTGA